aagacattgattttgattaataaaacacttaaaatcctacttacagtccctttaagCCGGCAAATTCAGTGAATTCGTATTTGAATTTCACACGCGAATGATGCAAATTTTACAAATGAATTACGCGCGTTCAGGCGACGCACTTCACGCGAATAGCGAGAGTTGTTCGCTTCATTCATGCTTAATATGAACGCCCAGATACAGTGCATTACTACATATTTGAAAAGTTAAAAATTTACTAAGAATGAAAAATTACTGTATGTAAAAATAAaggcataaataaatgtagaaatacagaaataaataaatgaatacattcataaatgaaaagtaattaattaaatgaataattaaataagtgtaaataaataaatgtagaaataaataaatacagaaatttTTAAGTAATcaattaaatgcaaaaataaattcatgctaattacatacattttatatgtttatcaaaccttttcaggtattttcattacaataaagaatttttataataattatttttgaCGAACTTAGTTATTTTTAGGACTTCCTATGGTTCAAAGAGCCATAATATATGAAaaagctgtgcataatatcaaCTTTGCAATTCAGAATAAATATCAGACATGCATTGTTAGTAtgaattgcgattaatcgtccCAACCCTTTTTCAAAAGCaacttttaaatgtatgttttaccaTTTGTGttataataatgtaaaaataaataaatataacacaatGGCAACGTACAATCATACATTTCAAAGTTGACATTTATAAAAGATCGCAACAAGATatataataaactttatttatcttcctgtagctcaactggtaaagcattgcatgaGGAGCAACATAAATGTCATAAGTTCAATCCTGAGGAAAACACAGAGTCAGCTGGGATAATGTTtagaatgcactgtaagtcacgtGGATAAACCTGGGATAAACGTGTCTCCCTAATGTTCACTTCAAGGGAAGGCACTCCCACTGTCCACAATATTTTAAGCTgcctaatacatttttttttagagcTGGGTGTAATTAGAAAGTTACTGTATACTACCCTAGTGGACATAATCACAAAAACACACAGGATAAATCATGCATAATTTTATATACACTATAGTAAACCAGCATTTATCTTATCAACCTCaaataataaaagaataaagtgtGAAACGTTACCTGCTATATGAGGGCTGGTGGGATACTGCTCGAGGAGAATCTTGGGCTCCTCAAATCCGTCGACCTGCTGAAGACAGCTCTCCAACTCTTTAAGCTTCATGTTTACGTTAAGTTAGATGGTTTACTAGTACTACTAATGCATCATTCATTCCGATACTAGCAGATGACGAACGTTAAACGTTTAAAATGAGCAGATGGACTTTATAGTGATTCCCCCGCTAATAAAACTCTTATGAAGGCATCTACTGTACACACTCACATGTTTGTTGTTGCTTCTCTTCTTCTTCTGCAAGTTTCTCTAACTGGTTAAGTCTGTTAGCGCCATCTGCTGGATCAGTCTCACTATGCGGATATCTTCATGTCTCATGCAgtctattttttacagtctatatcAAGGGTCTCAAACATTTTTTTGAGCAAttgctaccacaatggataaaaccatctggagggctacttttttatattgtataattttttttcttttacttgttgattttatttaatattacgTTGATGTTTTTagcattatttaaaatgttaacatacataaaagaagccaaggtaatataaaaatatgtcataaataaataataaaattgaggctattattAGAATGTGCGGGCACAGACTTTGTGCGGGCAACCTGGTGCCCGGGGGCATCATGTTGGAGATCACTGGTCTATATGGTCTCATACAGTAAAATGGTGATAATGTAATTTTAGGTACATTTGGTGTCcaaagttattattttgtttgtttgttaattgacaaatgattatatattttttttataatttggtACTCATTGTCAAGGATCACTGTCCGTCGTTAAGAATCGGCAAAAAATCCGCCAACACCTCACTTACTAATGcagaatttaatatatttttctattttccTATTATCTTTAATGtccttaaaaaaactaaaacaaaaccTTGGCTATGTGTACCGTGGTAGACTTGATGAGAGATAGTtttagtgcacttatgtattgcttttcttgtgttgttttacagtttttttcaattgctaaacgacagtgggcacaactggagctacatgtgcaaaactctaactacagtctgcaataccaaaagtcacctgagctAAACTGTACATATCACCTGCAAAACTCACTTCAAGCAACACAACTCTAAACACATGACTCAAAACAGCTcagtgcagccaaacactaaacacaaccctcactgagataacacacactgtcactcagaacacactgacagaaaaaaacactaacatcaaacaccaatacacaaaatactaactttttatctttacagattgaacaatttcagtgacttcataaagtaatgttttcttcaaataattatttatttattgattgatttatcACATGATTTATTGAATTTTTTAGAACAGAACAATTctttaaggtaaatgaaaattagcagtttgcttcaatAGTCTGGAGTAATTtatggaattacagtaatgagaaaaaaaggtagaaaTTAAAAGTACAAATAATTGAGGGGCTAATCCTGCCTCTCTCTAGCATCAAGCCACTACCTGCCACCCTTCTCCCTCCACAAACCCGTCTTCCTCGTTCCATTTCCAAAATTTGTCTTTCTGAGCTCTACCTAGTAGAAAAAGTAATATtttatatgaaattggaatttttatttatttgaaattgcaatcagcagtgtttgaaaggcacaaggctgaaatcaattctgttttgaatgtgtggttgacggttttgacagcagtgtgttagcatttgaacaaagtgctgtaaatccacagtgttgtgcaggttgtagttaaagtcatgggataagtgtgtagagttttgaatactgtgttcaagcaatgaaaaattaactagagtttggtccacatgaactgctgctgtgcagactgtagttagagttttgcacatgtgactccagttgtgcccactgtcatttagcaatcgaaaaaaactgtaattgcttttacctcatttgtaagcactttggataaaagtcgCTGCTAAATGACTTAAtctaaaatgtgtgtgtgtgtgtgtgtgtgtgtgtgtgtgtgtgtgtgtgtgtgcgtgcgtgcgtgcgtgcgtgcgtgcgtgcgtgcgtgcgtgcgtgtgtgtgtgtgaatctAATACCTCTGCAGTGCGACAGAGGTTGTTTTCCAGATAATTTCTGATTGAGATACTGATTAACTGAAAGCAACACCTTCACAGATTGTTATCATCACAAGGAAAGGAAAAAACACTGACCTTTTGTTCACGAGTGAATCTTAGGGCAAAGGTGTGAATCTTTCTTTATCATAATACTAcaatctaaaaacaaacggtacTAAATaacactaaaagtggttcactgactcataatcataggggaaccattttgaATGCAATATAGCACCTATGTGACAATCCTCTTATGTCTTTTAGCTTTAATATATACAATGATATTTGTGAGTATAAAATGCATACAAGTAATTTAAAACAGGGTTGATGGCTTGAATAGTATATGAATATAAAAAACACTTGCATGATGCCCAAGTACCTTTATActgaaaattaaattatttccaTTTCAAACACTATCTAAGAAagtatgtgttaatttttaaaacattgctttgtgttatcctatttaacacattatgtgtcattttaacacattatgtgtcatttcgtgttgattttgttttcaaataaataaaactaactaactgtccttaactagacacaagatgtgttattttaacacattcattttaagagtgtataaaCATTCAGCTGCTTCCTGTTAAAACTCATTACAAAATGTCTTTTTGCAACATGGTTCGGGCCTTATTTCGGTagaatttaaaggaacagtatgtaagaaatttatatcaatgaatcataaaatggccctgatatgtcactagacattaaaaaatcattttcattacttgtctggccaggatattttcatttaaaaagtggagttgcagccctcaactgatgtttatgttgtcatttgtgtattggccaccagttgtgtgattacAGTACCAGTttagccacaatcctacatactgttcctttaataaatTGGTTTATTGGTTTCCATGCACGAGAACGCCCCAAAAACCCAACACATTACCAGAGACCCACAGATAACCTTTGGAGTTCCCATTAAAACCACACTGTCAGAGGTaaacaaaactgtaccttttctgtcacagtttggtacctttacagcaatacaaaacagaatacatttttgggtagattaccgtaccttaaggacctacattgttagaaaaaagtcaaaatatagctgtcagtggggcagcaccctttaaaaaggtaattgtatggaccattaggtacagatatgtaaacatttagtaccaatatgtacctttgaaatactaatatgtatttttgaggtactaacaagctctctttggtcccagaaagtacttctgaggtactaaaatgaactccttatgtgcaaagctgtactttttgaaagggtacagccccagtgacagaaaaggtacagctttgtacctttatttctgagagtgcaaTACAATTTCCATTAAACCCattagaatttctgtgatggtttctGTTCGTTTTTCAGCATGGTGATCTGGTAAGAAATGAAGTGGACAGACAGTTTCCATAATTGCTGTAAATCCCCAAATACCTATGTGGTACagtttcaaaacaaaataatcatCCTCTCAATCAATAACctgaaatattttttcaaaaaaaaggaaagaaagtaCAGAGCGTGAAAGTGTACCACATCCTTTACACAGAAATAATAAGTACGACCACATCTCTTACATTGTTTGTGATAAGGATCAATAAGCATCTTGCAACCATCAACAGTTTATATTATTTGGTTAATACTTACATAAGATAAGTCTTATAACATTATTATAAGAGTCAAGCAAGCTTTAACCCAACAAGCAATTTTGGCTAAATTTGGCCGTttaaccatagcccaagaatagacgatgCGTATACTTTCAGAACATTgatatcatacatcttcaagaTATTTTGACAAtaatggcatgtaaccaaatccaaggttatttagggtaaAAGTGGGTTAGCCTACTCATAGCCGGATTATATTGGGTCtagttagccgtcatttcaacatCTCGGGTTTTGCTTGCTGGGAACAGAGCTGTTTTTTAAAGTTGGGTTGAGAAAGGTAAGGAGGAAGCATGTTTCATCACTTATCAGTGTTTTTGAGGGGAAGTAAAAAGGTTGTTGAAATCGTGTTCTTGCACGATAAAACGCAGACAGATTTCTTAACTGAGTACAGTATGTGCAGCAAAACTCACTTTTACTGAATCTGAAACTTTATTGTGtatacacaataaaaaaaaactaagattTAGTTGTGTGTTTGTAAAGTGAAAAGGTTGTTTTCAGATCATTTTGAGATACAGATTCACTGAAAAGCAGCACCTTCATAGATTGTTATCATTACATGGAAAGTGAAAAACAGACAAAGACACACAAATCTGTCTAATAATAACCAGCGATGCActttcacatttaaaaaaacgtCTAATCCATCTTAACACAGCCCACACGTCTAGATTAAAACAAGACGAAATTTGGAAGTCTAGCCATATCcccaaaaaaagaaataaataaagaaatgaatCCAAACAGATTgatatcactgttgactttgcttttATGGTTAACCTAGACCAGAGGtctccaaccctgctcctggtgagctactgtcctgcagattttagacGTACTTATTTAAATacttgtggacttcctcagagtccacattttgatgacatcatgtagtgcagactttagggaccctagACGTGAGTCCACGAGGGTGCATGgggtcgtattttgggacagactcgagcgtcacgcCGGACATAGAAAGAGAAGTTGCCCaacagtgtgaactcctcccatccgtcgtctgattgctctttcgcaagggcttctgggttggtaaagtgcgtggAGCCTGCAGCAGAGTGGGCTTTGCCGTAGACCGCACCTAGGGTGCAaaggggcgctgatgagcacacttcgtaGCATTACAATGAATACGGACCTGTAGaccaataatgtttttaattgcagagtaccccacggtttggtttgggtcaggtcgggtcagctcacctcactttggcttggttagcttttccatctagtttagtaacacttcgcagtgggagggattataggcgtgtcgttatatttgcgctgcatactgctgtgacatcatacaagtgagagcgtccttgtacattcccattcatttatttatttcacagtCTGCGACAAAATTTAAATTGACCatcacaaataaatgtttgcacatcgcgtttatcattacctctgtctcacatgacaatttctgtacaaacaccggTGGCGTCATCAGTCGAAGCACTCCGcagagcctcatttaagttgcatataCACATGCGCACGTGCATGCAAATGTGCCACCACAAACtacaagtctggaaaaaaactattatggtgttcctgattctcaacctgtggatgtttttcatcgctaaaagggagtttgggaaatTATAGCAAAGCACagacaacaacatgtttgctcgagacatcGCAAGCTAGCATaaaaagctaatcttttacattatagcgatgacgctggtagtgacgattctctcagaccaatcagtgatctacggTGTTTTCGCGTCATGTTTGGTATCAGGTCGgatcgcttggaaccccaattGAGGTTGTATGAAAAAAGTATTGGATACTACGTACTGCatccaatggaaaagctcccaaaagtaagctgacccgaaccaaactaaaccaaactgtggggtactatgcaatggaaaagcacaaataccaaatggcacactccggacttgtggacttcttcagagtccacactttgatgacatcatgtagtgcagaccttagaaACCCTTGGCCCGAGTACATAAAGGTGCACCTGAGTCATATTTTGAGACAGACTTGAGCATCAagccggaaataggaagagaagttgcccattaGTGTAAACTGCTCCcatccgtcgtctgattgctctttcgcaaggacttctgggtttgTTAAAGTGTGGGGATCCTGCAGCAGTGCTGGCTTCGCCgtagaccgcatcaagggtgcaagGGGGTAGGGGGCTGATGAGCATACTTCAGGTCATAAAAAAtaacagatgggacaccctacagaCTAGTAGACTAATCGAgcatgcgcaatttaaggctacaagaccgaaagtccacatgaagtgcgccatgtGGGACAGGGCCAATGCTGCCTTCGGAGGCAGCATATCAAGGCCGGAAGGCACATCTGAATCCAATGTTTGGTTTACATCCTGTCTCTTGAGATACCTTCATcatcttgtcccacaattctatgcgtgGGCGTGCACGGGGAATGCGATTGTTCGAGTGGTCGAGTTCAAAAACATGAAATGATGGCCAAGAAAGCGGCTAGATCACAAATAcagttttattttcactttCGATTGCATTTCCAGTGAGAAAtaagtattgtagttttcaaatatgcgATTCGTTATCATAAAggtgctctctgtttatatttcaaacagaattACATTACGCTCCCTATGAAGGCTGTCCAAATGCATTTCCCGGAGCTGCCTTCATGTCGCTAAAGTCATTGCCTCATAAGGCAGCGAGCCAACAAGTTAGCTGCCTAAGCCGTGGGCTGCGTCTTAaatcgcatactgtgacagtaggtactgaattagatgaagtacccaCTCATCGACGGTTTAAACACTTCatagtatgaatatggatagtatggatagatacatcacgtgacatacgtcgtcttTACAACAAGTTAGTTGTTAACTGGAATGACGTTAAACTAGTGCAATTTAACAACAAGAGACAGCTGTTTAATaagtatttgcatttgaatagagctGTGTTACCgcttttaaaatttatttttagtaaaacaATGCCCCTCCATCTTCTTCTTGGTTGATAATTCCTGTCCCGGGGGCTCACGGGATAGCAAAGTGTCCATCAAATGAACACTTTGGGATCTTGCTGGCAGTAGTAGGTCATTGGGGTACTTTTCGCCTACTGTTTTTTAACACTATGTCCAGCATATTTTAGTCCCAACCCTTCTCCAATACACCTGCCCCTAATGTTAATGTACCCCTAAACAACTTGATTAAcatgttcaggtgtgtttgattggggttggagctcaAATCTGCAGGACAGGTGCCATCCAGGAACAAGGTTGGAGATCCATGAACCATTGATGAAGTGATGGCTAATGCTTGCTGTACcgtttgaaatgttttatgcGTTTTTTCATTTACAAAAGATATTTTACATAGATAACATAAAAAGAACAGAGGCATTATGCAAAATGCTGAATGACATTTTTAACTTCAGTCTTCCCACAAAATGATCATGTGACTTCACAAGTATTACAGAGTATGAATCATAAGGAATAATTCTGTTTTCTTATattcttttctttttatattttcGGATGTGGGTACTGTGAATTGCTGTTGCACAATCCTTCAATATTTCTCCTTTTCTATCCCACTCACAAAATAACACCATACACTGTCAGGAAATAAAGATCAAAGTCCTAATTTGTCCCAGATatctatacatttggtaccaaaatgtactttttggtTTGGGAAACTAATATGAACTATTTAGGTGcgaatgtgtactttttgaaaagttaccgccccagtgacagttagggaccatttttctgacagtgtatgaaaTGAAATGACATTGTGAAACAGCTCAACAATTGCATTTGAGTATTCTTGTTGCTTTATATCCTGCAAAATGATGTAGAGATACTCATTCTCAACTCATGTTTGCATGGATTTAAAGGTTACAGAAGCTAAGATATGCATTATTCACACATGCACGCCAAATAGGGATACTAACTTTGAGTCACAGAAGAAAGTCTTGAGCTTGCTGAGCTGTAGACAGATCCAACTCTGTATTTTGACAGCGTTTCCCTCCCCACAAGGCCTTTCCTGAAGAGAGACATTAAGAGCTGGCTGCGGAATTTTTTCCCAATAAAAGCGTACAGAATGGGATTAAAAGCACAGTGGGTAAAAGCCAAAGCCTTGGTGATATACAACGCCACATCTAAACTGTTTCTCAGCTCGCATGTTTCAGTGATCTGACTGGCTCGCATCAGATTGTCAATGATCTCCGTGATGATTTTGGGCAACCAGCAGATGATAAACGCCAGTACTacacacaggatcactcgcatggcCTTCTGCTTCTGGCTGTTTCGCGAATGACACAGAGTAGAGAAAGTAAAACCGTAACAGAAGATCATCACAGTCAACGGTATGAAGAATCCAGCCGTGTGGCGAAGAATACGCAAGCCCATTCTCCATTCATCCATGCTTTCGGTTAAATTCTCATAACATACGTAATTCGTCCTTTCCTCAGGAATAAAGGCCTTGCGGTGCACTATAACCGGCAGAGACAGAAAAAAAGCAATTGTCCATGCCGCCATGCATACCGCCCcgactaggtggcgctgtctgGAGAGAAACTGGGTCGCTTTAACGACGGCCAGGTAGCGATCGACGCTGATGCAAGCCAGAAGGAAGACGCAGCAGTAAAACGTGGTCTCCTGCACACCCGACACCACTTTGCACATAGCTGTGCCAAACACCCAGTTGCTGCTGTGGAGGTCGACGGCCCAGAATGGGAGAGTCAACGAAAAGAGCAGGTCGGCGATCGCCAGGTGCATCAGGTAGACGTCAGTAGACGCCCTGCGGCTTTCCATGAAATACACCACGAGAATTACCACCGTGTTGCCCACCATGCTGAGACAGAAGACTAAGATGTATACTAGGACTAAAACTGTGTTGTTATTCAGCGAGTTTTCTTCGCAAGGTTGGCTGAATCCAGAGTAAGGATAATAATCGTAATCTGTAGTATTCTCCATGTTAAAGCTAGACTGTCAAtcgaaaaataaattaaagttaATGGACGTACACAATTACAGTGGTGGCCGGTAACTTTTTTTCTCGACGGTGCACCATGTGAAGCTTTTCACAACATATATTTAGCCAATTATCTGTGTGgttcgtcatgtcaaaatatgtgttcggtgcgtcatgtaaacttatgggcatcacgtgtcatgtcaaaatatctgtctgctgcagacgcttcgaaggggtttatgataaaagaaacgcTCGCATTTGCAAGATATTCGCTTAATTTCATGTGTAATCACAGTTTAGTGTTAGGATAgtgtcttgtgagtattttgtaaatgcgagcgtctcttttataataaaccctTTCGACGTGTTTGCAGCatgcacgtattttgacatgatgcataaTGCATAAtgatgagcaacacacatgacacgccAAACACATGTTTTGAATTCgggtccctcggaagagaaattACCGTCCACCATTGGAcaattatatattttgtattataatttttttatataaattatatttattgtatATCACTCAAGTAGTGACTTTAAATGCTATCAGTCAAAAATCTGGACACTTAAATTTGTTACtttgaaagttttattttatatttgcatCATTGCCCAagaaaaatgacaataaagtatataGTATTCTATAAAGAGTTTGAATGGATAGTAAAGGAAATGCAACGCAGCCAACAAGTATTCAGCATACATAAAAACACATTcaagacatttttaaatatgtcgATAGTATGCATAgctgttttataaaatacatgtgTCCAAACTTTTCAACCATAGTGTTTAATTCATAAGTGCAAATAAAATGGCAAAatcaataaattaatcaaaCCACAGCATTACCATTTCTTTACAAAGTCTTAATTAATCTTTAAACTTCAtgtaattttataatttttggcTTACCAATGAATCTTCTGTGATGTTAGATGTTTATGGAGCGTAAGGCTGTTCAGTATAATTGACAAGAGATTTACTGGCTGATGGTTTCCCGAAAATCGAAAACATGAAGCCACTGAACGATTATTTATACTAAGTCTCTTTCCTTCCTGTATGATTAATCAAAAATCTGAGATGAACAGTGGGGTGGCAGATGCAAGGGTGTAGATTACGTTTTAACATTGAAGCTTCAACCGTACctatgttttcattaatcactGTACCACTATTATGGGGAGGgttgtgtatgttttttaaggggGTGATCTCAAGGAAATGACACCTCTTGGTAGATATTATCTACTAGTTTCACAAGAGAAACAAGTATGAGGAACTTGTTCAAGTTAAATAAGCTTATTGTTAATGAAACTGTTAACAATAGCATTTTATctcagaaaaaatatttaggtAAGCAACTTTTGCTTTGGCTGAAAAGTGTACAAACTGCTGTTcgtttgaaaataaaattaaactaGATGTAAAACTTTGTTGATGTCTTCTGTTATCATTGAATATaactttattattgtttatttcatatttatttaacatttcctCATATAAGACATAGATGTGTTGAGAAATGTAGGTTGTATATGAATATGTGTATACATCCTGGTAGTTTACATCCTTGTTGACGTAATATGATCTAtatgaaacaaacaaaactgaaatggtttataacattttatttgatatcttaAGTCTCACAATACATCAACCTATGATAAGTCTTGAAGAAGTTATCAATGCATTTATAACTTAGCGGCTGTTTCCCGGACAGGTTTTATCCTATTGTCCCAGACTTATATCTGAGCTggcttaataaaaaaaaaacttgcattgacatatcttaatatatatcagtgccattgttttgtctcagcatgcacaccagtattgtttttgtaaatggcctaactaaggcctagtcctgaattaatcaTAAACCGTTACACCATGGTCTAGACCCAGATGCATCAAAAGTGAAACATTGCAGTAAAGTACCTCTTGAGCTAGAATAGTATTATTTAGAAAGGTTATGAAAGGTCaaacaaaaatgaataaaataaaagtactttaaagaaaaatgtacttttccatgtttaagtgctataagtGGGTCCCCAGCTtctatcaacttaaaaaaagtgaaaaagatcaacccagtaacttagttttggtaaaccattctctgcgagcatgtgaaaaaataggtcattaaaatttggctccccttgtgatgtcagaaggggataataccgcccctaaatctgcactatccaaccacggcactgccatttagtgctcatttgcatttaaaaggacacacccaaaaattacacatttttgcttacatcaaaagtggaaattttaaacttgttataataaattatctatatagtattacgagctagaacttcacatttCTACTCTGGggacaaaaaaacattttttgacatcttaaaaaaagtcttgtgaaatgtcccctttaaagtattTAACCATGTACTTAGCCTAAGCTTAATATGTTGTACAATTTTAGAGCATTTCATACTTAAATGTGCTGTAAGACATTTCAGATCAGTCTTGCTCAACATGTTTTCCTCTTTGGGTGTCTCTTATCACACAACTAGCATCACTAATGTTTTATCACAGATGGTTGACGTTGAGGATTTAATGCTTAATCCACACGTGATAGGAATAAAAGTAATAGATTTGTTTGTTAAAGCTCAACCCTGAACACTCACATCACCATGCAGTGTGACCTCTGTGCTCTTTATGAACAATAGAAGGAGCCATTGCTTCACAACATAGCCACGACAACAAAACGTAGTAATACAAGGGGGCAAGGACAGGTAGTATCAGTTTGTCTTAATTTATATACATCATCGATGTCCATTGCATGGCCGCAGCTCACAGGAAGTTCGAAGTGCCATCAGATTGCATAGAAGAAGACCTGCTAGATCTAGAGATTGAAAAGCGATCCATAACTCCTTTCCTTTGGAGCAATTGCATAAATCGCTTTCGAAACTTTTCTCCCACAAAAGCGTAAAGCACCGGGTTTACACAGCAGTGCATGAGACCCAGGTTTTGTGTAGCAAACACAGCAAGATCCACTGAGGACCGCATGGAGCAACTGAATTGAACGGCTTTGGCCCTCAAC
The genomic region above belongs to Paramisgurnus dabryanus chromosome 15, PD_genome_1.1, whole genome shotgun sequence and contains:
- the cxcr2 gene encoding C-X-C chemokine receptor type 1 — protein: MENTTDYDYYPYSGFSQPCEENSLNNNTVLVLVYILVFCLSMVGNTVVILVVYFMESRRASTDVYLMHLAIADLLFSLTLPFWAVDLHSSNWVFGTAMCKVVSGVQETTFYCCVFLLACISVDRYLAVVKATQFLSRQRHLVGAVCMAAWTIAFFLSLPVIVHRKAFIPEERTNYVCYENLTESMDEWRMGLRILRHTAGFFIPLTVMIFCYGFTFSTLCHSRNSQKQKAMRVILCVVLAFIICWLPKIITEIIDNLMRASQITETCELRNSLDVALYITKALAFTHCAFNPILYAFIGKKFRSQLLMSLFRKGLVGRETLSKYRVGSVYSSASSRLSSVTQS